One Acanthochromis polyacanthus isolate Apoly-LR-REF ecotype Palm Island chromosome 6, KAUST_Apoly_ChrSc, whole genome shotgun sequence DNA segment encodes these proteins:
- the naca gene encoding nascent polypeptide-associated complex subunit alpha, with protein MPGEATETVPVTEQEMQQPQVETGSGTDSDSDDSVPELEEQDSAQTQTQQAQLAAAAEIDEEPVSKAKQSRSEKKARKAMSKLGLRQVTGVTRVTIRKSKNILFVITKPDVYKSPASDTYIVFGEAKIEDLSQQAQLAAAEKFKVQGEAVSNIQENTQTPTVQEESEEEEVDETGVEVKDIELVMSQANVSRAKAVRALKNNNNDIVNAIMELTM; from the exons ATGCCTGGCGAAGCCACAGAAACGGTCCCAGTCACCGAGCAGGAGATGCAGCAGCCTCAAGTAGAAACTG gaTCCGGCACTGACTCGGACAGCGATGACTCAGTCCCTGAACTGGAGGAACAGGACTCTGCACAGACACAGACTCAACAAGCTCAG CTTGCAGCAGCTGCTGAAATAGATGAGGAACCTGTCAGCAAAGCCAAACAGAGCCGCAGTGAAAAGAAGGCACGAAAG GCGATGTCAAAGCTTGGTCTCAGACAGGTAACAGGAGTCACCAGAGTCACCATTCGCAAGTCAAAGAATATCTTATTTGTCATCACCAAACCAGACGTCTACAAGAGCCCCGCATCAGACACATACATCGTCTTCGGTGAAGCCAAG ATTGAAGATCTTTCCCAGCAAGCCCAGCTGGCCGCTGCAGAAAAATTCAAGGTCCAGGGAGAAGCTGTATCAAACATccaggaaaacacacagacgcCCACAGTACAGGAGGAGAGCGAAGAGGAAGAG GTTGATGAGACCGGAGTTGAGGTTAAGGACATCGAACTCGTCATGTCACAAGCCAACGTGTCGCGGGCGAAGGCTGTACGCgccctgaaaaacaacaacaacgacatTGTCAACGCCATTATG GAGTTGACGATGTGA
- the ptges3b gene encoding prostaglandin E synthase 3b, translating to MHPATAKWYDRRDSVFIEFCVADSKDVKVNFDKTKCGFSCLGGTDNVKHENEIDLFEAIDENESKHKRTDRSVLCYLRKAQPGKAWPRLTKEKAKLSWLSVDFNNWKDWEDDSDEEIGNFDQFSDMMNNMGGEDDLPDLDGADDDDSADSDDEKMPDLE from the exons AT GCATCCAGCAACTGCCAAGTGGTACGACAGAAGGGACTCAGTTTTTATAGAGTTCTGTGTAGCAGACAGCAAAGATGTTAAAGTCAATTTTGATAAAACAAAGTGTGGTTTCAG CTGTCTTGGAGGAACTGACAATGTCAAACATGAGAATGAAATAGACCTCTTTGAAGCAATTGATGAAAAC GAGTCCAAACATAAACGCACAGATCGCTCAGTGTTGTGCTATCTACGAAAAGCACAGCCAGGGAAGGCGTGGCCGAGGCTAACGAAAGAGAAAGCTAAG ctgagTTGGCTCAGTGTCGACTTCAACAACTGGAAAGACTGGGAGGACGACTCAGATGAGGAGATAGGCAACTTCGATCAATTCTCAGAT ATGATGAACAACATGGGAGGTGAGGACGACCTACCTGATCTAGATGGTGCAGATGAC gatGACTCTGCAGACAGCGATGATGAGA AAATGCCAGATTTGGAGTAG
- the LOC110948288 gene encoding cytosolic sulfotransferase 2-like codes for MELPPRPATFNFHGVCMTEIVTSNWDNVQDFKAKPDDVLIVTYPKAGTTWVSYILDLLYFGHMGPERQTSIPINKRVPFLEMAKRTLPTGTETINQLTTTPRLIKSHLPVQFVPKSFWEQRCKIVYVARNAKDCAVSYFHFGRMNKSQPDPGDWNSYLEKYMEGQVTYGLWFDHVINWWEKKQTCSNIHFTSYEDLSQDLGRELDRLCTFLGLSPSAEEKERLKAAVKFDNMKENKMVNYSTVPSMDQKVSPFMRKGKVADWKNHFTVAQNEKFDEVYKQKMKNCTLKICSEI; via the exons ATGGAGCTGCCACCTCGGCCAGCAACATTTAACTTCCATGGAGTCTGCATGACCGAAATTGTTACCAGCAACTGGGATAATGTACAGGACTTTAAGGCAAAACCGGATGATGTTCTTATAGTTACTTATCCTAAAGCAG GAACCACGTGGGTCTCTTATATCCTTGATCTTCTGTACTTTGGGCACATGGGTCCAGAGCGTCAGACATCCATCCCTATTAATAAGAGAGTGCCCTTCCTGGAGATGGCCAAACGCACTTTACCCACAG GGACAGAGACGATAAACCAGCTTACCACAACTCCTCGTCTCATTAAAAGCCACctaccagtccagtttgttccAAAGTCTTTCTGGGAGCAGCGCTGCAAG ATAGTGTATGTGGCCCGTAATGCAAAGGACTGTGCAGTGTCCTATTTCCACTTTGGCCGCATGAACAAGAGCCAGCCAGACCCGGGAGACTGGAACAGCTACCTAGAGAAATATATGGAGGGACAGG TGACGTATGGCTTGTGGTTTGACCATGTGATCAACTGGTGGGAGAAGAAGCAGACTTGTTCAAACATTCACTTCACGTCCTACGAAGACTTAagtcag GACTTAGGACGAGAACTGGACCGACTTTGCACCTTTCTTGGTTTGTCTCCATCAgctgaagaaaaggaaagattAAAAGCTGCAGTCAAGTTTgacaacatgaaagaaaacaaaatggtcAACTATTCCACCGTCCCATCGATGGACCAGAAAGTGTCTCCCTTCATGAGAAAAG GAAAAGTCGCGGACTGGAAGAACCATTTCACTGTGGCCCAGAATGAAAAGTTTGATGAGGTCTACaagcagaaaatgaagaatTGTACACTGAAGATTTGTTCGGAGATTTAA